The Fragaria vesca subsp. vesca linkage group LG2, FraVesHawaii_1.0, whole genome shotgun sequence genome includes a window with the following:
- the LOC101296351 gene encoding uncharacterized protein LOC101296351: protein MVFLYASQEIVIKVDINCQICKTDVLKAVAKLTGITMVVVDGEKGTLRVVGDVDPVLVVKRLRKAGKVAEIISVGPPKPSQPKQIPSVFLLPPCCNQCELVGVISYASYFDGGACTIL, encoded by the exons ATGGTATTCCTATATGCATCACAGGAAATTGTGATAAAAGTCGATATTAATTGCCAGATTTGCAAGACAGATGTACTGAAAGCCGTTGCCAAGCTTACAG GAATAACTATGGTGGTTGTGGATGGTGAGAAGGGAACACTGAGAGTTGTGGGGGATGTTGATCCAGTGTTGGTGGTGAAACGACTAAGGAAGGCCGGAAAAGTTGCAGAAATCATAAGTGTTGGACCGCCGAAGCCCTCGCAACCTAAGCAAATCCCATCTGTATTCCTTCTTCCTCCATGTTGTAATCAGTGTGAGCTTGTTGGTGTAATCAGCTATGCTTCTTATTTTGATGGTGGAGCGTGCACCATCCTTTGA
- the LOC101311060 gene encoding alcohol dehydrogenase 1-like, with protein sequence MFDTAGKVIKCKAAVAWEAGKPLVIEEVEVAPPQKHEVRLKILFTALCHTDVYFWEAKGQNPLFPRILGHEAGGIVESVGEGVTELQPGDHVLPVFTGECKECTHCKSEESNMCDLLRINTDRGTMLSDGKTRFSKDGKPIYHFVGTSTFSEYTVSHVGSIAKINPAAPLDKVCVLSCGICTGFGATVNVAKPKKGSSVAIFGLGAVGLAAAEGARVSGASRIIGVDLNSNRFEEAKKFGVNEFVNPKDHKKPVQEVIAEMTNGGVDRSVECTGSIQAMISAFECVHDGWGVAVLVGVPNKDDAFKTHPMNFLNERTLKGTFYGNYKPRTDLPGVVEKYMNKELELDKFITHSVPFSEINKAFDYMLAGEGIRCIIRMEH encoded by the exons ATGTTTGACACTGCTGGCAAGGTTATCAAGTGCAAAG CTGCGGTTGCCTGGGAAGCTGGGAAGCCGCTGGTAATTGAGGAAGTGGAGGTGGCACCACCCCAGAAACATGAAGTCCGATTGAAGATCCTCTTCACTGCCCTGTGCCACACTGATGTATACTTCTGGGAAGCAAAG GGACAAAATCCACTGTTCCCTCGGATTTTAGGTCATGAAGCTGGAGG AATTGTGGAAAGCGTAGGCGAGGGTGTAACTGAACTCCAACCGGGAGACCATGTCCTCCCAGTGTTCACTGGAGAGTGCAAGGAGTGCACACATTGTAAGTCAGAGGAAAGCAACATGTGTGATCTCCTAAGGATCAATACCGATAGGGGTACTATGCTTAGTGATGGCAAAACCAGGTTTTCCAAGGATGGAAAGCCAATTTATCACTTTGTTGGTACCTCTACATTCAGTGAATACACTGTTTCACATGTTGGTTCCATTGCGAAGATCAACCCTGCAGCACCTCTTGACAAAGTTTGTGTTCTTAGTTGTGGAATTTGTACAG GTTTCGGTGCCACTGTAAATGTTGCAAAGCCAAAAAAGGGTTCATCTGTTGCCATTTTCGGATTGGGTGCTGTTGGTCTTGCT GCTGCTGAAGGTGCAAGGGTTTCAGGGGCTTCAAGGATCATTGGAGTTGATCTCAACTCCAACCGATTTGAGGAAG CCAAGAAGTTTGGGGTGAATGAATTTGTGAATCCAAAAGATCATAAGAAACCTGTTCAGGAG GTGATAGCTGAGATGACTAATGGTGGAGTTGATAGGAGTGTCGAGTGCACTGGAAGCATCCAGGCTATGATCTCTGCCTTTGAATGTGTTCATGAT GGATGGGGGGTTGCTGTACTTGTTGGAGTGCCAAACAAAGATGATGCGTTCAAAACCCATCCGATGAACTTTTTGAACGAGAGGACTCTTAAGGGTACTTTTTATGGTAACTACAAGCCCCGCACTGACCTCCCTGGTGTTGTGGAGAAGTACATGAACAAG GAGCTGGAATTGGACAAATTCATCACTCACTCTGTTCCTTTCTCTGAGATCAACAAGGCATTCGACTACATGCTGGCAGGAGAAGGAATCCGGTGCATCATCCGCATGGAGCATTAG
- the LOC101296636 gene encoding uncharacterized protein LOC101296636, translating to MSHKVFNRIRDDLCNYDRYFIQKSDVMKKVGLLLEQKMASSLRMLAYGATADQCAEYCRMAKSTSIECLQRFTRGIIALYSEEYLRALTLVDLKRLLAKGEKRGLPRMIGSIDCMHWQWKNCPTAWAGEYSGRKKILTIIIEAIASYDTWIWHAFFGMPGACNDLNVLAKSPLFDELTAGRAPKIQFQVNNKVHKLGYYLVDRIYPRWATFVKTIPNPTRPKEITFAKAQEGYQKDVERCFDILQASFGIVRGATHGWDKEDL from the coding sequence ATGAGTCACAAGGTGTTCAACCGCATACGTGATGACCTTTGCAACTACGATCGATATTTTATCCAAAAGTCAGATGTTATGAAGAAAGTCGGTCTACTTCTTGAGCAGAAGATGGCGTCTTCTTTGCGGATGCTTGCGTACGGTGCTACGGCAGATCAATGTGCTGAGTATTGTCGGATGGCAAAGTCCACATCTATCGAGTGCCTCCAACGATTTACAAGAGGAATCATTGCTCTTTACTCAGAAGAGTACCTTCGAGCTCTTACTCTAGTCGATCTTAAAAGACTTCTTGCTAAAGGTGAAAAGCGAGGTTTGCCAAGGATGATTGGGAGCATCGACTGCATGCACTGGCAATGGAAGAATTGTCCAACTGCTTGGGCGGGTGAATATAGTGGGAGAAAGAAAATCCTTACTATAATTATTGAAGCGATCGCATCTTACGACACTTGGATATGGCATGCCTTTTTTGGAATGCCTGGGGCATGCAACGACCTTAACGTCTTAGCAAAGTCACCGTTGTTTGACGAGCTTACTGCTGGTCGAGCACCAAAGATCCAATTCCAAGTGAACAACAAAGTTCACAAATTGGGTTACTATCTCGTCGATAGAATATATCCTAGATGGGCGACTTTCGTGAAGACCATTCCAAACCCCACACGACCTAAGGAAATTACATTTGCCAAGGCTCAAGAGGGGTACCAGAAAGATGTGGAGAGGTGTTTTGATATTTTACAAGCAAGCTTCGGTATTGTTAGAGGAGCTACTCATGGGTGGGATAAAGAGGATCTCTGA